A genomic region of Longimicrobiaceae bacterium contains the following coding sequences:
- a CDS encoding ABC transporter ATP-binding protein, translated as MSDIAIRVEGLGKRYRIPHARRATMLREALVERLRAAGGLLAGRGRPPADDTFWALRDVSFEVERGEAVGIIGGNGAGKSTLLKVLSRITEPTEGDAWIHGRVGSLLEVGTGFHAELTGRENTYLNGAILGMKRAEIDQKFDEIVAFAGVERFIDTPVKHYSSGMYLRLAFAVAAHLEPEILVVDEVLAVGDATFQRKCLGRMEDVARQGRTVLFVSHNMDAVQRLCSRCVLLERGRVAAVGESREVVARYLARAGGEHAAGSWIELDTVERSGSGEVRFRAIRYGSPGPHGSGPAFPGGPLRFEVVVDSDDDREVGSLAVSLRTLGGTLLINADVFARGRVLRLRRGRNTVVVHIEDLPLNPGVYSVGLWTGDSFGPGYDGVPGAFQLEVVPMHTEGVDRVYMERDGLVACRFEVTLEYAPEAGGRHEPAVPVAGSSSVGRA; from the coding sequence ATGAGCGACATCGCGATCCGCGTGGAAGGTCTCGGGAAGCGCTACCGCATCCCTCACGCCCGGCGGGCCACCATGCTGCGGGAGGCGCTGGTTGAGCGCCTCCGCGCGGCGGGCGGGCTGCTGGCGGGCCGCGGCCGCCCCCCGGCGGACGACACCTTCTGGGCGCTGCGGGACGTCTCGTTCGAGGTGGAGCGAGGCGAGGCGGTGGGGATCATCGGCGGGAACGGCGCGGGGAAGAGCACCCTCCTGAAGGTGCTGTCGCGCATCACGGAGCCCACGGAGGGGGATGCCTGGATCCACGGGCGGGTGGGATCGCTGCTGGAGGTCGGAACCGGCTTCCACGCGGAGCTGACGGGCCGCGAGAACACCTACCTCAACGGCGCGATCCTGGGGATGAAGCGGGCGGAGATCGACCAGAAGTTCGACGAGATCGTCGCGTTCGCGGGGGTGGAGCGGTTCATCGACACGCCCGTCAAGCACTATTCCAGCGGGATGTACCTGCGCCTGGCCTTCGCCGTGGCCGCACACCTTGAGCCGGAGATCCTGGTGGTGGACGAGGTCCTGGCCGTAGGCGACGCCACCTTTCAGCGCAAGTGCCTGGGGCGAATGGAGGACGTGGCCCGCCAGGGGCGCACCGTGCTCTTCGTGAGCCACAACATGGATGCCGTCCAGCGCCTCTGCTCGCGCTGCGTCCTGCTGGAGCGCGGGCGGGTGGCCGCCGTGGGCGAGAGCCGCGAGGTGGTGGCCCGGTACCTGGCGCGCGCCGGGGGCGAGCACGCGGCGGGGAGCTGGATCGAGCTGGACACCGTCGAGCGGTCCGGCTCCGGGGAGGTGCGCTTCCGCGCCATCCGCTACGGCAGCCCGGGGCCTCACGGGTCCGGCCCCGCCTTTCCGGGGGGACCGCTGCGCTTCGAGGTGGTGGTGGATTCGGACGACGACCGGGAGGTCGGCTCCCTGGCGGTGAGCCTCCGGACCCTGGGCGGCACCCTGCTGATCAACGCGGACGTCTTCGCCAGGGGGCGGGTGCTCCGGCTGCGCCGCGGCCGGAACACGGTGGTGGTGCACATCGAGGACCTCCCCCTGAACCCCGGCGTGTACTCGGTGGGGCTGTGGACCGGCGACTCCTTCGGCCCCGGGTACGACGGGGTGCCCGGGGCGTTCCAGCTCGAGGTGGTGCCCATGCACACGGAGGGGGTGGACCGCGTGTACATGGAAAGGGACGGGCTGGTCGCGTGCCGCTTCGAGGTGACCCTGGAGTACGCGCCGGAGGCCGGCGGACGCCACGAGCCCGCGGTCCCGGTGGCGGGCTCGTCCTCCGTGGGCCGGGCGTGA